One window from the genome of Gloeocapsopsis sp. IPPAS B-1203 encodes:
- a CDS encoding ABC transporter permease, translating to MSIAPIDLLDLTYRSLRSNPLRSALTALGVFMGVAAVSATLNVRSISRAVIAQQLAERGAPRVSIYPRWEPNSPNTDLRSEDMDFLRQRLTGVQAMSAFNWAGPTPTIFQDQELTPPMSPVSQDFLITSGRSLVEGRFFTQTDFANYRSVAAIDQFLEKQLFQGEDPIGQRIYANNRPYTIVGVVETQLDEEGPPEGLLLIPMSVHNAIRGSLNIGSIQMRPYNLADVEALGEQAEELLQRRFPGQNFLVWNNVEDIIQQQEIFELASRGLTVVGAIALLVGGVGIANITIAAVTERTAEIGLRRALGATKREIMLQFLLEAALLSLFGGTVALGTTHALTVAIADTFDFPYEFEVNTAALSLGSALLVGVGAGFPPALRASQLDPVKALRSE from the coding sequence ATGAGCATTGCACCAATTGACTTGCTAGATCTAACGTATCGTTCGCTGCGTAGCAACCCTTTACGTTCTGCTTTGACCGCTTTGGGGGTATTTATGGGTGTAGCAGCAGTGAGTGCTACACTCAATGTTCGTAGCATTAGTCGAGCTGTCATTGCGCAGCAACTCGCAGAACGCGGCGCGCCACGAGTGTCGATATATCCTCGTTGGGAGCCAAATAGTCCAAATACTGACCTGAGATCCGAAGACATGGATTTTCTGCGCCAGCGGCTGACAGGTGTGCAGGCAATGAGTGCTTTTAATTGGGCGGGACCAACACCAACAATTTTTCAAGATCAAGAATTGACTCCCCCAATGTCACCAGTATCCCAAGACTTCTTGATCACTTCGGGGCGATCGCTTGTAGAAGGAAGATTCTTTACACAAACGGATTTTGCCAATTATCGCTCAGTAGCCGCGATCGATCAATTTTTGGAAAAGCAACTGTTTCAAGGAGAAGATCCAATAGGTCAGCGGATTTATGCTAACAATCGACCTTATACTATTGTGGGAGTGGTAGAAACTCAGCTTGATGAAGAGGGACCACCAGAGGGTTTATTACTCATACCAATGTCGGTTCACAATGCCATCCGAGGAAGCCTCAACATTGGTAGTATTCAAATGCGTCCCTACAATCTTGCCGATGTCGAAGCTTTGGGCGAACAGGCGGAGGAACTCTTACAACGACGATTTCCTGGACAGAATTTTTTGGTGTGGAATAACGTTGAAGATATCATTCAGCAACAAGAAATCTTTGAATTGGCTTCACGCGGGTTAACGGTAGTAGGTGCGATCGCTTTACTTGTTGGTGGTGTCGGGATTGCGAATATTACAATTGCGGCGGTGACAGAACGTACTGCTGAAATTGGCTTGCGTAGGGCTTTAGGAGCGACTAAACGGGAAATTATGCTGCAATTTCTCCTAGAAGCTGCACTCTTAAGTTTATTTGGCGGAACTGTCGCTTTAGGGACAACACATGCATTGACGGTGGCGATCGCAGATACGTTTGATTTTCCTTATGAATTTGAAGTCAATACAGCAGCACTTTCTTTAGGTTCAGCACTTTTGGTTGGTGTCGGGGCGGGTTTTCCTCCGGCATTGCGGGCGAGTCAACTCGATCCAGTTAAAGCTCTGCGATCGGAGTAA
- a CDS encoding AraC family transcriptional regulator has protein sequence MPSENPLVLDREDKVLQIFPRPPILTSFQAGWDGIMLGYMCQPAYEVPEMYSPRWHSIAIFTHGNYAIHADRKLDGRFHRDAVFGGDIVIAPANVSTQASWDAEGDFILLALEKDVFARAIDENYEEAAILPHFATPDPLIFQIGLALKTVLASDRGSRLYAETMANALSVHLLQHYSAQKPVLREYAGGLTKRKLQQVVDYINDYLDRDLGLAELAAVVQMSPHYFCHLFKQSTGLTPHQYVIRCRVERAKMLLHNGEAIADTAYTVGFANQSHLNRHFKRIVGVTPKQLLQK, from the coding sequence ATGCCTAGCGAGAACCCGTTAGTTCTGGATCGAGAAGATAAAGTTTTACAGATTTTCCCACGCCCACCAATTCTTACAAGTTTTCAGGCAGGTTGGGATGGCATTATGCTGGGATATATGTGTCAGCCAGCGTATGAAGTTCCTGAGATGTACAGTCCACGTTGGCACTCAATTGCTATTTTCACGCACGGTAATTATGCTATTCATGCAGATCGTAAATTAGATGGACGCTTTCATCGAGACGCAGTATTTGGTGGAGATATTGTTATTGCTCCTGCTAATGTTTCAACTCAAGCGAGTTGGGATGCAGAAGGGGACTTCATTCTCTTAGCACTTGAAAAAGATGTTTTTGCTCGTGCGATTGATGAAAATTATGAAGAGGCAGCAATTTTACCACACTTTGCGACACCCGATCCACTTATTTTTCAAATCGGGTTAGCACTAAAGACAGTGCTTGCTAGCGATCGCGGAAGCCGTCTCTATGCGGAGACAATGGCAAATGCTTTAAGCGTTCATCTGTTGCAGCACTATTCAGCACAAAAACCAGTTTTGCGTGAATATGCAGGTGGTCTAACAAAGCGGAAATTGCAACAAGTAGTTGACTATATTAATGATTATTTAGATCGAGATTTGGGCTTAGCTGAACTTGCAGCCGTGGTGCAGATGAGTCCGCATTATTTTTGTCACTTATTTAAACAATCAACAGGGTTAACTCCACATCAGTATGTCATTCGCTGTCGAGTGGAACGTGCGAAGATGTTACTTCATAACGGTGAGGCGATCGCAGATACTGCCTACACAGTCGGTTTTGCTAACCAAAGCCATCTCA